CATCCCCTTCTTccaaattattttctgaggagaATGCACTCCATCCACCAGATATTTTTTTCCTATCAGTAGCATAAATGCAGCGAACATGACACCGCTTTCCATTAGGCGCCTCAAGTGTAATGAATATTGGGCATTCATACCCCAGATGCTTAGTATCAAATTCAGCAGGCACTACCTGCACaggcaaaaaaaattgaaactaagCATATTTTAAGTTAGAACTGAAAGACTTCCAAgcactctgtgtgtgtgtgtgtgtgtgtgtgtctgtgtgtcATTACCAAAAAAGACTTGTGATAATGTCGCAAGAATACAAGGAAGGCAGGATTTTCTGTCTTGAACTTTTTGGCAGCATTGAACGCCCTCCTGCTTTCTTTGGACATCACTGTCTTTTCTATCTTAGAAGAATAATACAAAGTTCCACTATTGCAAAATTCTGTGTTTCCTTCATCTTCCGCAGACAACTTGTGTGAGGGAGACTTTCCCTTTTCATTAAGTCTCCCAACTAGCTCTGGTATCTCTTCCTCATGTCCATTTCTATAACTTCTGCTCTTAATCTCATCAAGTTTCTTCTCTTTATCATGGACCATGTCTTCATATTCAGAAGCACGGAGTACTGAAACTTTTAGCAAAACATCATTCCTTTTTATCAGCTCAAAGAGACATACATCTCCTTGTTCCAAATTCTTGTCTGTCAAAAATACATTGTATCCCCTGCCGAACCTAAGGACTGAACTTGAAGCATTTGTAGAACTGCATTGGACATCCCATTGGCCACCATTGGAATCCTGTAATTTGATAAATTCTGCGCAGCTACTCAAATATCTCCTAGCAAAGGGAACAGGAATTAACTGCAAAAGTGAAGCAAGAAGTATCCAAGTAAGCATTTCTCTGTGATAGCGAAAGATTTCAAATTCATATGATATGTAAGCCTCACCAGATGGAAGTTATTGAACTGCAAGATGACAGCGAAAAAAGGATTTTTCAGATTGAACATTCTGGTAGCATAGGTCACCTTCTCAGTCTCTTTGGGAAACTTAAGTTTCCATTTAGGATAAGTGTGAGAAAAAATGTCAAAAGCAAACATTCCATCATCTTTGTTCTGTCCTGTGGAGAAATCCTGTGAGCCACACATTCTATTCTGATTCAGCTTGGCCCGCTTTGATTTCTTCACATTACTTGAGTCTATTGTGTCTTCATATTCAGCTGCACGAAGTATTGAAACTTTTAGAACGACGTCAGCCTTGCTCTTCATCAGCTCAAAAAGACAGACATCTCCCTCTTCCAAATTGTTGTCTGTCAAAAACTGAAAGCAACCCCTGCATATTATCGGAAGTGAAGGATTTGTAGACTCAAATCGAACATCCCACTGCTTTCCATGAGAACCCTGAAGTTTGATGGATTCTGAACACCCACTCAAATATTTCTCAGCAAAGTCAGTAGGCACATGCTGCACAAGTGAAGGAAAAATTCCACAATTAAGAATATTTATTTTATACTAAATATTTTGAAGGAAAATTACATGTAAATCTCACCAAATAGCAATAAGTGAAGTTAAATGGCTGCAAGATAATTGAGAAAAAAGGATTTTTCGGCTTGAACATTCTAGTAGCCTGGATCACTTTCTTATCATCATTCTGTTTTGTTAATAATTCCAGAGAGCTTGGCATTCTATTTTCCTTCAAACTAGCTGGCGCTGATTTCATCACACTACTTGAGTTGATTGTGTCTCCTTCATCCACATATCTAGTCTTCTTTCTTCTCGTCTCATTGTCAGACTGATATAGCATATTCTCCTTGCTGGTAACACCTCTTTTGATACATTTGTTAAGATTCGAGCCAGGGTGCAAAACATGTCTTCTTTCAAGAACATGTTTGTCCAGACATTTGcattttcttttcattgaaGCATGAAAAAGAGGAGTCGCGGTACCTAAAGTGTCACAAACACCATCATTTTCCATATCCTCTTCATGAATCCCCATAGAATGCAAATCAGAACTTTGCTCTTGACAAGGGTAGGCAATCTCAGAACAAGTCATATCAAATATTAAAACACGGAAATTTGAATTCCCTTCATATCTAAATTCTAGGAAGTCCCCATAACGGAGAGAATAGTATTCTGCAAAAGCCTGCCAATCTTTAACAAACCAAATTCTTTTGTCAACTCTTTCCAAACCCACTTGCCAAACACGGCCAGTGGGAACAGTCAGTATAGCAACATCGGACAATTCTTTCCCAAATTTCGTCACAAACTT
This portion of the Rosa chinensis cultivar Old Blush chromosome 1, RchiOBHm-V2, whole genome shotgun sequence genome encodes:
- the LOC112165649 gene encoding B3 domain-containing protein At5g18000, which codes for MCGSQDFSTGQNKDDGMFAFDIFSHTYPKWKLKFPKETEKVTYATRMFNLKNPFFAVILQFNNFHLLIPVPFARRYLSSCAEFIKLQDSNGGQWDVQCSSTNASSSVLRFGRGYNVFLTDKNLEQGDVCLFELIKRNDVLLKVSVLRASEYEDMVHDKEKKLDEIKSRSYRNGHEEEIPELVGRLNEKGKSPSHKLSAEDEGNTEFCNSGTLYYSSKIEKTVMSKESRRAFNAAKKFKTENPAFLVFLRHYHKSFLVVPAEFDTKHLGYECPIFITLEAPNGKRCHVRCIYATDRKKISGGWSAFSSENNLEEGDVCVFELTASKDVVLKASIFRAAEFAD